DNA sequence from the Excalfactoria chinensis isolate bCotChi1 chromosome 7, bCotChi1.hap2, whole genome shotgun sequence genome:
CACAGGACAGCATCACTGTCTCCCCTGGAGACACCTTCACAACAGGTGGAGGTCTCTGCGGCTGCAGGATTTTCACTGGGGGCTCTACAAGGACAGCATGGCACTGGTGCAACACAGCACAGGAGATGAGTGGGGGGGGAGGGCACCCAGGATGGTACTGGGGCTTCCTCACCAACCTGTCACCTTGACATCAAATGAGACAGATTCATCCTTGCTCTCACAGATGTACTCCCCTGTGtcctcagcactgctcctgggGATGAGCAGGCAGCGCCAGGCACCATCcgccagcagctgcaggttgTCGGTCTCATCCACCTCCAGCCCATCTTTGAACCAGCGCACAGCAGCATCGGGCACAGACAGCTTGCAGCGCAGCTCCACACACCCTGGTGCCAGCACTGGCAGCTCCAGTGAGTGCTGCTCAGGGTGCAGGATCCGCACTCGTGGCTCTGCCAGTGCACAAAGGAAAGACGTAAGGATGCACATATCCTTGCTTACCCCCAATGCAACTCtaactgcagggctgcacaggtGCCAGGGCACTGCCTCTTGCCCCAGCACAGCGACACAACAGCTGGAGGGCAGGAGCAGAGGTAAAATGTCCCATGCCAGCAGTGGTACCTGTGTGCTCATTGTGAGCAAGTGTTACAGCCAAGAACCCCTTCCAGGAGCCCACAGAGTAGCAGCAGCATGCTTCCCCACATGCTGTCCTAGCCGTGTCACCCACCTGCCACCATGACATTATAGGAGACAGCAGTGTCTCCGGTGTCGCAGATGAACTCCCCTGTGTCCTGTGGGTGGGCGCAGGGCAACACCAGGCGGCACCGCGGCCCCTCACGCTCCAGCACAAGGCTCTTgccctcctccacctcctccccatCCTTGTACCAGCGCACCGGGGCCTCGGCATGGGACAGCTGGCACCACAGCTCCACACACTGCCCAGCCACATAGGTGTGAGGGCTCTCCTCATTGGAGCTGACAATCCTCACTGGTGCCTCTGCACAGGACAAAGGACTCAGTGAGGTGACATGGGGTGGGTGTGCATCATGCAAGGATGGGCAACCCCGGCAGCTCACCGTTCACAGTCACCACAAAGCTCACGGTGTCATGCACAGCATCGCATGTGTACGTCCCCGAGTCCGATGGCACAGTCGTGGGGATGTGCAGCCTCCGCCAGCACCCCTCTGTCTGGATGCTCAGGGTCTCCCTGGGCACCACAGCCTCGCCATCCTTCAGCCAGCGCACGGGGGCACCCGCCGGGTTCACCTCACACTCCAGCAGCAatggcagccctgccagcagctcccagtgctgctgagcttcAGGCACTGGGGTGATATGagcctgtggggctgggaggacCAAGAGGACAGGGTATAGCACACTGCCAGACCCACACAGAGAGGCAGCAGGGGAACGGGTCTGTCCCAGGAAGGATGGagcagctgagaagctgcaTCCTGTGATGAGGCAGCTGGGCAGGCAGTCAGGGCAAcggggagaagaggaagaaataggTACCCACCTGCCACCGTGATGGTGTAGAAAACTGAGTCACCACCCACGTCACAGACGAACTCCCCTGTGTCCTGTGGGTGGGCGCAGGGCAGCACCAGGCGGCACCGCGGCCCCTCACGCTCCAGCACCAGGCTCTCGctctcctccacctcctccccatCCTTGTACCAGTGCACCGGGGCCTCGGCACGGGACAGCTGGCACCACAGCTCCACACGCTGCCCAGACACATAGGTGTGTGGGGCCTCCTCATTGGAGCCCATGATCCTTACCGGTGGCTCTGCACAGGGATGTGGGGCTCAGCATGTTGCACGGAGGAATACTGACCATGGGGCATGCAAAGCCCTGCATTGCAGAATGGCTTCACTCgctgtttgtttttgggttGCAAGTCACCACCTATCCCACATTCTGCATGTCAgaggtgctggggctgccttgctggctcatgctgtgctgcatggcaAGGGACACCACAGTGTCCCCatctctgctgccagcactgtgctgtgggtgCTCTGCCTGATGCAGTGACCTGCCTTTTTCCCTGCTCCGTGCAGGGTTTCCACACTGTGACCATGCTGAGGTGTTTTGGTTGCCTCCAATGCTCAgtgccagcacacagcagtgcattGTGGCACACAGCCAGCCTGCAGGGCCTGATCTGCCCCACACCGAGCCCACATCCGTCCCACTCCCTGATCAAACGCTGTGTCCATGGGGGCTGCTAGAAGCAATCACATCGCTCCAGACACTGAACCTGAAACTCACCACCTCCCGTTGGGGTCTGCCATTTCCCCATGCCCTGAGAGACCCTCAGAGCAGCAAGTGGCATTAATCCGTTGGGAACTGGGCAGTGAGCCTGCAGTATAGTCAGCCAGAGGGAGACTGGCTGGGAACTCCCAGCATCTCCATCCCTGCCCTTAACTTCTGTGCTGGGCACCATCAGCAGTCAGGGAGAGGCTATATGCCTTCAGACCTGTTGCTTTTCACCAAGCTCAGCTTACACAGCCTTCTTGTTTGTGGGGCTGTGGATTTGGGGCCGGCAGCAGGAagtctttctctccttttcactTCTCATTATCTTTTCCCACCTGAGCTGCCAACGGCCGGGGCAGCCACCACATGGTGCTGTTGCCAACAGCCGGTCACCAGTAGCCAGGCAGCTGCTAATTTTTAGGGCAGCAATTACCTCTGTCTGTCAGAGTGGCATCCTGCTGTGAGTTGCCCCATGCCAGGTGCCCCTACCTCTATTTTTATGCACTGGGGTCATGTTTACTGGGCAGCAAACATCATTTTTGCAGGGATTCACAGTGCCTGCTGTCATGCACCCCTCTCGGCCCTTGGGACTCACCTGCCACCGTGATGGTGTAGAAGACTGAGTCACCACCCACGTCGCAGACGAACTCCCCTGTGTCCTGTGGGTGGGCGCAGGGCAGCACCAGGCGGCACCGTGGCCCCTCACGCTCCAGCACCAGGTTCTCaccttcctccacctcctccccatCCTTGTACCAGCGCACCGGGGCCTCGGCACGGGACAGCTGGCACCACAGCTCCACACGCTGCCCAGCCACATAGGTGTGAGGGCTCTCCTCATTGGAGCTGACAATCCTCACTGGTGCCTCTGCACAGGACAAAGGACTCAGTGAGGTGACATGGGGTGGGTGTGCATCATGCAAGGATGGGCAACCCCAGCAGCTCACCAATCACAGTCACCACAAAGCTCACGGTGTCATCCACAGCATCGCATGTGTACGTCCCCGAGTCCGATGGCACAGTCGTGGGGATGTGCAGCCTCCGCCAGCACCCCTCTGTCTGGATGCTCAGTGTCTCACTGGGCACCACAGCCTCACCATCCTTCAGCCAGCGCACGGGGGCACCCACCGGGTTCACCTCACACTCCAGCAGCAatggcagccctgccagcagctcccgGAGCCGCCGTGCCTCAGGCACTGGGGCAATGTGGGCCTGAGGGGCTGGGAACCCACATGGAGGGGTAAGAAACATGGGAGGTGCTTCCCACCTGTTGCTCTTTTACTCATGGGGTGCTCGGTAAGCTCACCTTGTACATGCAGTGTGGCTGAGTCCCGCACACCATTGGCCACAAAGGTGACACGTGCACCGCTCTCTCTCAACCTTGCTGAGCGGATAAGCAGCGAGTGTTCTGTCCCGCAGTGCTGCATGCTGAAGCGCCTGCTCCCCTCACCTTGCAGCCTTGTGCCATCCAGGAACCACTCGCCCTGCACGGAGGCTGACAGCTCCACAGAGAAGCGTGCATCCTCGCCATCCTGCACCCGCGCATCCTGCAGACCCCTCTccaggcacacagctggcactgcagcacagcatgagCTCAGCCTCATGGTGTGTGAGCACCTGGTACCACACAGCTCCCACGCTCCCACCCACATGGAGACCCTGTGTCCCCTCACCTAGATGCACGCAGCCATGGAATTCCACGGGGTCACTGCGGCCGTGCTTGTTGACAGCACAGACTCGGAAGCAGTAGTCGGCCTCGCGGGGCACGCTGTCGCCCAGCACCTGCACACGGCCGGGCAGCTCGGTGCTCAGGCACTGCACCCAGCTGCCACCTGCTGCCTCACGCCGCTCCAGAATGTAGGTGCTGGGCGGGCAGTGGTGCACATCAGGTGCAGGGCACCATGACAGCAGGGCTGcgttgctctgctctgtgctcagctgggCTGCCATCGGTGCACTGGGAGGGTCACGCTTCACACCTGGAACACACGGCACAGTGGGGATTGGAAGGTGCCGTCCCACCTCTCTGCCATTTCAGACCCCGGTcaatgcagagaatggagggTACAGGGAGGCCCcatgcagcccagcccaggACTTACACTTGACGCGGAGCTGGGAGGATGTCAGTGACTCCCCGACAGAGAAGCAGATGATGCCCGCATCCTCACGGGTGACGTGCACCAGCACCAAGAGGTGTGTCCTGCCAAAGTTCTTCAGCACGGTACGTGGTGACTCGTGCAGCTGCAGCCCATTGCGGCTCCAGCAGACCCCCTCCATGGCCTCCCGCGTCTCCACGCAGAAAGCTGCATTCTCGCCTTCCATCACATCCAGCTTCCGTGGCAGCCTCTTCACAATCAGCCCTAGGAGAGGAGACATGTGagggcagggggatgctggggctgcatTATGGGATTGCAGAGCTGGGCCCACGCCCACCTCGTACGGAGACCTCAGCGATGCTGCGGCCCCGGTCCTTCATCTGGCAGAGGTAGATGCCATCATCATCGGTGCGGGCATCACGGATGGTCAGGCGCCGCACCACGCCGCACTCCTCCATCACGTACTtgtggctgggctgcagctcccgGTCCTCCAGGAACCAGGAGGTGGGGATGCTCCCCAGTGGCACCTGGCACTCCAGGACTGCATCCTCCCGCTCCGCCACCTCCACATCCTCCAGTGGCACCTGGAACCGCAGTCTGTGCTCTGCCAccaagagagatgggagctgagGGTGCTTAATATCCTCCTTGCTCGGCACCCTCCCGACCCCCTGAACACCACCCCTGGGAGCACCCATGCATGCAGTACCCCCACATTCCTCCCACATTAGCAGCACAGCCGTGGGGAAGGAAGACGGCAGCCCCCTCTTCCCAGCAGCTATTTTGGGATGAGGCAGCTGGGCGGGAGGCATTTGGTATGGGGCCTCAGGGAGCACAGGGAGCAGGGGATGCAACTCAGCCCCAAGGCGCACACCTACCCTTCACCTGCAGTTGCACAGCACTCAGTGTCTGCCCAGCCGTGTTGGAGGCGGTGCAAACATACAGCCCCTGGTCCCGGGGCCGGCAGTACAGCACCTTCAGGATGAAGTAGCCCTCACGGTCCTCGTAGACCAGGTGCCGGCGGTCGGGGACCACGGCCTTGCCATCCTTTTGCCAAATGATCTCTGGCTTGGGCTTGCCAGTGACATAGCAGCGGAACTTGGCATGCTTCCCTGCGCTGACAGAGAACACCTTGGCTCTTGGTGTGCCGTTGGGTGCCGGTGCCCAGGTGTCAGTGCCTGTGTGTCGCAGTCGCCGCGGCTGGGTGCTGTCAGAAGGGGAGCACCGGGGCTCCACaaggagcacagctgcagccagggcCTCCTTGGAGCCGCTGCGTGCCCGGCACACATAGACTCCTGCATCCGGGGGCCGCACTCCAAACAGCTTGAGGTAATGCCAGTCCTCAGGTTGCTGGCCCACTGCAAAGTGGCTGCTCTCGAAGAGGTCACGCAGCTTGCGGCCATCCTTCTCCCACTCCAAtagcaggcagggctgccccaaCACTCGGCAAGAGAAGGTCACGTCCTCCCCACGGCACACCCGTGCTGATGAGGGCCCCGCCAGGAAGGTGGGCACTCGGCAGCCATCAtggccttcctcctcctcctgctgatGCTCCCCAGCCTCCACTCGCAGTGTGGCAGCAGCATAGGTCTCGCCAATGCAGTTCTTGGCCTTGCAAACATAGAGGCCGCCATCCTGTGGGGTGACGCAGGACACCCGTAGGCTGTACACGTCCCCCTCAGCCTCCATGCAGAAGCGGTCCGAGGGCTGGATTGGAGCTGTGTCCTTCTCCCAGAGGATGCTGGGCTGGGGGTCACCTGCGATCTGGCACCTCAGCACGGCATCAGTGCCACTTTGTGCTGTGAAGGCACGTGGGTAGGCCAGGAACCGAGGGGCTGTCCCATGGCTCTCCATCACCCTGGGATCAGGGCAGGAGGATGGCCAGGAGCTTCAGCCTGAGAACAGAGAGTGGGGTCAGGCTGCGGTGCAGGGCATCTCACCAGGAGCAATACCACAACGAGCCCAGACTGGGAGGTGGGAGCTGCCTGTGGGGCACGGGGCTCGCTGggtccctgcagtgctggggatggggctggcTGAGGAAGAACgggccccagcacagcccttccccACCCGCTGGGGCATTCCTGCAGTATCGGGTGGTGGCAGAGCCGCATTCCTGCCGCATCTGGGCTGTCTCAGTGCACAGGTGCTGATAAGGGGCTGTCATGGGGCTGGAGGCATCCGGACGCATCCGGGTGCTTCCTGCCTGGCTCAGCAGGGTGAATGGGAAGAGGGGCCCTGTCCAAGCGTGATCCCAACCCCAGTCCCTGAGTGTCCAAGGCCAGGACTGGACATCACCGCAGGGTGCAGGGGGACAAACAGGAAACAAGTCCTGCTTTCGGAGGGTACCACCTCCACACCCAGTGCTGTAGGTACCCGTGCCCAGAACCACGGGCAGCAGAAGTGCTCCATGCTTGGAGCCTTTCCTGGGCAAGGCTAAACCTCATCCCCTGTCCGTGTTACAGCCAGGGCTGTACAGAGGCATCTATGCCTCCCTCAGGGATAGCAGGGACAAAGGGAAACCCAAACATTCCCTGGCTAGGCTGAAGGGGAATGTGGGACAGAGCTCATCCCCAGAGGCCAGGGCCAAGTTCCCCCCAAGCCCTCACTCTAGGTGCCAGCACACAACAGCCCCACGGCTCAGCCCTCCCTTGCTCCCCCCCTCCTCCGATCACTACACAGCACCGTCTCCTGCCTCAGGCACCCACCTCGCACCAACACCTCTGTCCTGCAGCTCCCGGTGCCggcacactgctctgctgctcgcccagctctgctccccagtgtCAGCATGCAGGGACCAACCGTTAGGAATGTCTGCAGCTGCCGTCCCCAAAAATACCTTCTGATGACATGCCAGGGTGATAAGGCTGAGCCTGCTCCATGCAGCGTCTCAGCAGGGCAAGGCTGCCCTATGTATAGCACcggcaggcaggcagcacagcGGCAGCCGGGTGCAGCAGGCCTGTTCCTGATGGGCGTGTATTCAGCCCATGGCACTGCACTGTGCACGGCATGCAGCATAGGGATGggatgtgctgcagccagccagcccAAGTGGCACTATGGGACGCTTCTCCTGTAACTGCCACAGTGTCCCAACTTCTGTCCGATGCTGTCCCCAGCCATGGCCTGTCCCCAAGCAGAGGGTCCCTCTTCCCACTAGTCCTCGTGTTCTTAACACCCCAGTTGCTGTGACAATGCCACTGCCCTGAGCCTTGTATCCTTGGGGCATCCCATCCACACCCAGTATGAGGACACCCAACCTGCCACCCCCATGTGTCTCCCACGCTGTTGCTCTGCCTAAAGTGCACCCTCAGCCTCCTGCTGGACCCCAGACCCCAGCATGGAGGCACCCAGCTGCAGGCCCCCATGCCCCCTCCATCCCtgcctgcccccagccccacacactCACCACTCCAGCAGCATGCACCCCACTCACCCCCCTGCCCAGGCGCCGTCCCCCCCTCAGACCACACTGTCCTTGCAGTCCTCACATTCCAGACGTCTCAGTGCTTTCACTGCCCAGAGATAATATTCACGGCGAACAGACATTTGCGTCAGTGTCAGATACGTCTCAATGCCACCCTGCCCCAGGGTGAGCGCAGCGGGCAGACAGGCCGGGCTGGCAAGTAGAAGCACACGGCAGAGCCTCTCAAGCTGTCCCACTGCcatgctgctcctcctgcacctGCTGCCTGCCGTGCTGCCTGCCAATGCCCTGGGCAGCTGCACCGGGGCCGGTGCTGACCGGCAGCTTGTCCTGGCCAAGGTGCGGGCACGGGTGCTGGAGCATCTGAGCCCCCCGGCCATGCAGGAGCCTCAAAAGGATGTGAGAAGGGTGTATCGCAGAGATGTCCTAGAAGAGGTAGAGGTGCCACCCGAGGAGCAGGAGGACACATCCCAGGTGATTCTCTTCCCTTCCACAGGTGAGAACTCTGATGGGACAGAGAGGGTGCAGGGGGTGACATGGGTGCTACTCTGGGGCAATGGGGATGTGGCAGTGCCAGAGAGAGGGGAAGGTGGAAGGGAGGTGACATGGGAGAGTGCCCAGAGGTGGAACAGGGGGACACAGGGAGATGGGAAGGGCTGa
Encoded proteins:
- the OBSL1 gene encoding obscurin-like protein 1 produces the protein MESHGTAPRFLAYPRAFTAQSGTDAVLRCQIAGDPQPSILWEKDTAPIQPSDRFCMEAEGDVYSLRVSCVTPQDGGLYVCKAKNCIGETYAAATLRVEAGEHQQEEEEGHDGCRVPTFLAGPSSARVCRGEDVTFSCRVLGQPCLLLEWEKDGRKLRDLFESSHFAVGQQPEDWHYLKLFGVRPPDAGVYVCRARSGSKEALAAAVLLVEPRCSPSDSTQPRRLRHTGTDTWAPAPNGTPRAKVFSVSAGKHAKFRCYVTGKPKPEIIWQKDGKAVVPDRRHLVYEDREGYFILKVLYCRPRDQGLYVCTASNTAGQTLSAVQLQVKEHRLRFQVPLEDVEVAEREDAVLECQVPLGSIPTSWFLEDRELQPSHKYVMEECGVVRRLTIRDARTDDDGIYLCQMKDRGRSIAEVSVRGLIVKRLPRKLDVMEGENAAFCVETREAMEGVCWSRNGLQLHESPRTVLKNFGRTHLLVLVHVTREDAGIICFSVGESLTSSQLRVKCVKRDPPSAPMAAQLSTEQSNAALLSWCPAPDVHHCPPSTYILERREAAGGSWVQCLSTELPGRVQVLGDSVPREADYCFRVCAVNKHGRSDPVEFHGCVHLVPAVCLERGLQDARVQDGEDARFSVELSASVQGEWFLDGTRLQGEGSRRFSMQHCGTEHSLLIRSARLRESGARVTFVANGVRDSATLHVQEAPVRIVSSNEESPHTYVAGQRVELWCQLSRAEAPVRWYKDGEEVEEGENLVLEREGPRCRLVLPCAHPQDTGEFVCDVGGDSVFYTITVAEPPVRIMGSNEEAPHTYVSGQRVELWCQLSRAEAPVHWYKDGEEVEESESLVLEREGPRCRLVLPCAHPQDTGEFVCDVGGDSVFYTITVAAPQAHITPVPEAQQHWELLAGLPLLLECEVNPAGAPVRWLKDGEAVVPRETLSIQTEGCWRRLHIPTTVPSDSGTYTCDAVHDTVSFVVTVNEAPVRIVSSNEESPHTYVAGQCVELWCQLSHAEAPVRWYKDGEEVEEGKSLVLEREGPRCRLVLPCAHPQDTGEFICDTGDTAVSYNVMVAEPRVRILHPEQHSLELPVLAPGCVELRCKLSVPDAAVRWFKDGLEVDETDNLQLLADGAWRCLLIPRSSAEDTGEYICESKDESVSFDVKVTEPPVKILQPQRPPPVVKVSPGETVMLSCELSRPDAPVCWSREGARLEAGGSWVLEEEGAHRRLLIPAARAEHAGKYFCDAADDAVMFTVQVLDPPVRILERDALPTIRRCRAMEDLVLEVQLSHAHGEVKWYKDGEKLQDTGHVRLEEDGQRRALVILGATDGDAGEYLCDTHDDNVIFCVTVEAPEPPVSIVGNMGTTEHRSLVAGQDLVLACELSRPDAAVRWLRDGRELQPGERVCIEARGALRELTVRGAQPEDSGCYVCDAATDRMVTSVEVTAQAVRIVNKEEAQSPLEVQEGDSVTLVAQLSLETAEAQWQKDGQKLLSGGRLLVCSEGPARSLTIKQVELGDAGTFLCDAGDDEVYFTLHVKEAPVLFVNKQEVQEKLLVLEGGSAVLSAVVSKEQADITWLCPQQLTVPSERCQLRCDGRVHSLVLSNVAKEDAGVYTCLSPNDQMQFVISVRELQVKFLRGLSDVRARQGETVVLWCELCKARGDVVWLKDGQVLELDARHEVRVQGRERSLVLSCVGPEDAGEYCCESNDDRTLATLTVQVRRVVEIIVELQSLTVLEGDDATFKCMVSPEDVAVTWQLDGRPVVPSERLQVARSGLCHSLTVRGCQPSDAATVTANAEGLLSTARLSVQEAQVLFVRKLQDMVAEEQQDVCLEVEVSHEAAEVQWLKQGVLLQPSDKYLMCESGCRRTLTIRSVSPSDRGTYRCESLHDRTQGKLSVEREYPAGSSSQKVSIRRPLADVETFEKQTATFLLELSHTGVPGVWTRGGVRVKPSATCQISATGCTHSLTLEGLALEDSGTITFTADTLRCSARLLVREPPISMVKLLQDLEVPEAGAATFECELSRPSAEVKWLKDGMELRPGPHCRMYSAGRRRLLQLSRCVLPDAGIYTCEAGDCQTSAMLHVHEHQVHIVQELQDARVQEGDNAVFTCEVSHGDVVGEWFRDGEKIKVSSTVKIRQEGTRHFLLLCAVRPEDAGTIRFAARRASSEASLQVEVLPIRIVKPLRDKTVLARHKATLECTVSHARGRVRWLRGDTEIFAGDKYEICNLDCYRTLIIHRVGPEDEDSYTCDAFDDRSTARLLVEGS